Within the Devosia lucknowensis genome, the region GGGCACCATGTCGACATGGCTCTGGGCGCGATCGAGGATCATCGCATTGACGCGCGCCATATCGTCCGCCGTGGCGGCCATAAGCCGTTCCACGGGGTTCATCGCAGGCGCTTCCTTGATCTGGGGCAGAACTGACACCGCCGTAACGTCCTTGTTGCCTTGCTGGCAAATCGGGTTGAGACCGTTGTGCAGTGCCATATATGGTCGCACAAAACCAGCCATCCGGGTGCGATGTCCCTAGACCAGCCAACCGAGTTTGTAAAACACCAAACCGTCACACGCGACGCCTTTTTGGGCGGTCGGCTCACTCTGTCGCAGCCGCGCCATGGCTTTCGGGCCGGGATAGACAGCGTGCTGCTCGGCGCAGCCGTGCCTGCCGGCAGCGAAAGCCTGCTCGATCTGGGTGCCGGCGTCGGAACCGCGGCACTGGTGTCGCTGGCCACAGGACGAGCCGCCAGGGCCGACCTCGTCGAGCGCGACCTGCCGACCGCCGAACTGGCGCGCGCCAATCTTGCCGCCAATGACCTGGCCGGGCGCGGTCGCGTGATCGCGGTCGATGTTGCCGCCAAAGCCGAACTGCGCCGCTCGGCCGGATTGCAGGACAATGCCTACGACATCGTGATTGCCAATCCGCCGTTCTTCGGGACGGGGCAGGGGACACTGGCCACGGATGCGTCGCGCGCGGACGCGCGGCATATGGACGAGCAGAGCCTTGATCTTTGGCTGCGGTGTACGGCGGGCAGCGCCAGGGCGAACGGCACAGCGATCGTGATCTATCCGGCGAGCGGCCTTGGGGCCTTGCTCGCGGCGTTCTCGGCCCGCTTCGGCGCCATGACGGTGCTGCCATTGGCGCCGCGCGAGGGCGCCGATGCCAGCCGCGTCCTGGTGCGTGGCACAAAAGGGTCGAAAGCCCCGCTGCGCCTTCTGCCGACGCGGGTGATGCATCTGGGCGAGGGCAATGCGTTCTCTCCGCAATTCGATGCGATTTTCCGCGGCGAGGCGGCGCTCGACTGGTAATCGCGCCGGCCGGTCCCTAAATGCTGGGTCAGATCACTGGAGGGGACATGTCCGACGCATCCACGAAGCGCAATTGGCTGAGCCGCATGATCCGCCGTCCCCCCACCATTCCGGTGGTCCGCCTTCATGGGGTCATTGCGGCGGAGCAACGGCCCGGACGACTGAATATCGCAACGGTGGCACCGCTTCTCGAGCGGGCCTTTGCGATGAAGTCGGCGCCTGCCGTCGCAGTGGTGATCAATTCGCCGGGCGGCTCCCCGGTGCAGAGCCGGCTGATCTCCAAGCGCATCCGCGATCTGGCGAACCAGCACGATAAGCCCGTGCTAGTTTTCGTGGAGGATGCGGCTGCCTCGGGTGGCTACTTCATCGCTGTGGCCGGCGACGAAATCTTCGTCGATCCGTCGTCCATCGTGGGATCGATTGGCGTCATCATGGCGACCTTCGGTTTCGTGGGCGCCATCGACAAGCTCGGCATCGAGCGGCGGGTCCATACGGCGGGCAGGAACAAGTCCACGCTTGATCCCTTCCTGCCCGAAAAGGCCGAGGATGTGGAGCGCATCAAGCGGTTCGAACTCGACATCCACCAAGTCTTCATCGACCACGTGAAGGCGGGGCGGCGAGGGCGCCTCAAGGCGGATGACGACACGCTGTTTACCGGAGAATGGTGGACCGGCATTCGGGGCGTGGAACTGGGGCTCGTCGATGCCATCGGCGATCTTCACGCCGTGATGCGCGAACGGTTCGGTCCCGAAGTCGTGCTGAAGGCGATTGCGCCCAAGCGCCCGTTCTTCGCATTGCCGCGGCTGGGATTTTCCGCGCAGGGCGTGGTAGAGGACGTTACCAACTCCTTCGAGGACCGCGCCTGGTGGGCGCGGCTGGGGCTCTAGGGTCGACGACAATGCTGCTGCGCATTCTGCTATTCGTGGGCCTTGCCGTACTGGTCTATCTCGGCGTTCGCCGGATCTGGAACGACTGGTCGGGCAAGTTCAATGCCGACGCCGAGGAGGCCAAGCGTCTGGCCCGCGAGCGCGACAAGCTCGAGCGGCAGCGGCCCGACGTCATCGACCTCAAGCGTGGCGACGACGGCACCTATCGGCCCAAGGACCGGGACGACGCCGACAAGCGGCATTGACCGTTTCGACCCGCCAAACTAGAGGTTTGTCCGGCTCTAGACCCAGGACTGCCCGATGAACGACCGCCCCGCCCATATGGACCCGAAGAACTCGTTTCAGGGCCTTATCCTGACGCTCCAGCAGTTCTGGGCCGAACAGGGTTGCGTCGTGCTGCAGCCCTACGACATGCAGATGGGCGCCGGCACGTTCCACACCGCCACAACGCTGCGCGCCCTGGGGCCGAAGCCCTGGAAGGCCGCCTATGTGCAGCCCTCGCGTCGCCCCAAGGACGGGCGCTATGGCGAGAACCCGAACCGTCTGCAGCACTATTATCAGTTCCAGGTGATCCTCAAGCCGTCGCCGGACAATATCCAGCAGCTCTATCTCGACTCGCTGGCGGCCATCGGCCTCGACCAGTCGGTGCACGATATCCGCTTCGTCGAGGACGACTGGGAAAGCCCGACGCTGGGCGCCTGGGGTCTGGGCTGGGAGTGCTGGTGCGACGGCATGGAAGTCAGCCAGTTCACCTATTTCCAGCAGGTGGCCGGCTTCGAATGCTCGCCCGTCCCCGGCGAAATCACCTACGGCCTCGAGCGCCTCGCCATGTATGTGCAGGGCGTCGAGAACGTCTACGATCTCAATTTCAACGGCCGCCAGGGCGATGACAAGGTCACCTATGGCGACGTGTTCCTTCAGAACGAACGGGAAAGCTCGAAGTACAATTTCGAAGCCGCCGACACCGACATGCTGTTCCGCCACTTCGAGGACGCGGAAAAGGAATGCCGGGCCATCCTCGCCAAGGGCGCCGAAGCCAACCGCCAGACCATGGCCATTCCGGCATACGAGCAGGTGGTCAAAGCCTCGCACAACTTCAACATGCTCGATGCCCGCGGCGTCATCTCGGTGACCGAACGCCAGAGCTACATCCTGCGCATCCGCGAACTCGCCAAGGCCTGCGGCGAGGCGTGGCTGCAGACATCAGGCGGCGGCGCCGACTAGGCGCCGACCTGCGCTGGGCGTCGGTTCTCCACCGAACCGCCCTCGGGTCTGACCTGAGGGATGCATCATCGCCAGAGCTATCACCCTTGAGAGTCAAGCCACCACGGGTGCGTCTACGCTGAGGATGGTCAGCTTGTGCCGCTTGTCGGCACGGTCGCGCCAGGTGATCGACTGGCCGGCCTTCAGACCGATCAGCGCGACGCCGACCGGCGTCATCACCGAAATGCGGCCCTCTTCGATGTCGGCATCGACCGGGTAGACCAGCGTCACGGTGGTCTCTGTCCCCGTATTGGTCTCGTACCTGACGCGCGAGCCCATGCGGACGACGCCCTCGGGCAACTTGTCGTCGCTGACGACCTTCGCCCGGTCGAGTTCGGTGAGCAGGACATCGGCAAGATCGGGCATGCGATCGAGGCCGGCTTCGGCGAGAGCGTAGAGCTTGGCGTGGTCGGATTTACCGAGGGTGAGGGCAGGGGTGAGGTCGCGCCTGATTTCAGTCATGTCTGGTCGTCCTTGAAAATGGCATGCGTTCGCGTCTCATCGCGCTCGCAAGGGAAACTGGGGAGTATGAACATCGTCCGCCGGAGGTCGAAAACGACCTGCCTTGAGCCCTAAACAGGCTCCGGCGTGAGCATGCCTAGGGCATCTATCCTTCGAGGATGATGGTGCAGCGATGGGCCGGGCGCGTGTTCATGCCTTAAAAGCTAGGGATTGCGACGCCGAAGTCAACCCCGGGCGCGGCGGCGCGATTGCAAAGCCCTGGCCGACCTGCCAGTCTCCGCCCGCAAACGCTTGAAGGAGCGCACTATGTTCGGCTGGATCGTCCTTGCCCTGGTCGTCGGCGTCGTCGGCTACGCCATCGTCATCTACAACGGCCTCGTGTCCAACCGGCAGATGGTCAAGGAAGGCTGGTCCGGGATCGACGTCCAGCTCAAGCGCCGTACGGATCTCATTCCCAACCTCATGGAAACGGTGAAGGGATATATGGCGCATGAACGCGAAACGCTCGACGCGGTCGTCAATGCGCGCGCCAAGGCGACCAGCGCCTCTGCCGCCGGCCCGGCGGCTCGTGCGCAGGCCGAAGGCGAATTGTCCGCTGCGCTCGGCCGCCTGATCGCAGTGGCCGAGGCCTATCCCGACCTCAAGGCCAATACGACCTTCCTCGAATTCCAGACCGCGTTGCAGGGCGTGGAAGACGAGATCCAGATGGCGCGGCGCTATTACAACGGCGCGGTGCGCAACCTGAACATCCAGGTCGAAAGCTTCCCCTCCAATCTCGTCGCCAACGCCTTCAAGTTTGAGCAGGCCGAGTATTTCGAGCTGGAGAATGAAGCCGAGCGCGCCGTTCCGCAGGTGAAATTCTGACAGCCATGCGCCTGGTTACCAATCTGCTCGCGGCCGCGGCGCTCTTTATGGCGCTCGCCGTGCCTGCCCTGGCACGCGAGGAATTTCGCAGCTACGCCTCCGAGATCGCCGTGCGCACCGACGGGTCGGTGGCGGTCACCGAGACCCTCGACGTCAATGTCGAAGGGATCGATATCCGGCGCGGCATCTACCGCGACATCCCGGTTACCATGCTCGGCGATGCGGGCAACAAGATCCGCATCGCCCTCGAGGTGACAGCCGTAACGCGCGACGGACAGCCCGAAGCGTTCCGGCTCGAACGCATGGGCGACTTCCATCGCATCTGGATCGGCAATCCCGATGCCCTGTTGAACAGGGGCGTCCATCGCTACCAGATCCGCTACGCCATGGAGCGCATGATCCGCCCCAGCGCTGATGGCGGCGACGAGCTCTATTGGAACGCCACGGGGAATTACTGGGATTTCCCGATACTGGCCGCGACTGCGCGGGTGATCCTGCCCAAGGGCGCGGTGATCAATAATCTGGCCGCCTATACCGGCGATGTCGGGTCACGCGAGAGCGCCGTTTCCATCACCCGTCAGACCGACAGTAGTGCGCTGTTCCGGTCGCAGCGCGAACTCGGTCCGGGCGAGGGCATGACGGTCGTCGTCTCGTTCCAGAAGGGCGTTGTCGCTTATCCCCAAGGCGCCGATGCGGTGCTCCAGGCGATTTCGGACCAGCGCGAGACCCTGCTGGCAGTCGGCTCGGTGGCCCTGTTGTTGCTCTACAATTTCACGGCCTGGCTGCGTGTGGGGCGCGATCCCCCGAAGGGCACAATCATTCCGCTATTCCATCCGCCCAAGGGGTTTTCCCCGGCACTCACCCATTATGTGAGCCGGTGGGGCTTCGCCAATTCGGGCTGGACGGCGATGACTGCGGCCATTTTCAGCCTGGGGGCCAAGGGCCTCGTCACGATCGACAATAAGGCCAAGACGCTGGCGGTCATTGTCACCGGCAAGGAGCCGGATGAAAAACTGCCGGTGGGTGAACAGGTGCTGTTCGACTATTTCAGCAGCCGGCGCACCGTCACCTTCGACAAGAGCAACGGCAAGGATCTGGGAACCAAGCGGGGCGAATTCACGGCCGCCATCGAGCGCGAGAACCGAAAGGTCTGGTTCAACAACAATTTTGGCTTCGCCGTTTTCAGTTTCGTGCTGGCCGCACTGATGATGGGCGCCATGGTGTGGTTCGACGTCCTCGAGCCCGGCTGGCTGATCGCTGCGCTTTTTGGCGGGGTGTTCGCCGGGATCCTCGGGTCCGCCATTTTCGGCATGGTGAAGTCGGGCCATTGGGTGCAGAAGCTTTTCGCTATCGCCTGGCTGGGCGTTTTCGGTTTCAACTTCCTGGGCGGCGCCCTCGATATTTTCACCGGCTTCACGATCAATAACGCCGCCATAGCGGCAGGCTCTCTGGTGCTGATCAGCGTGGTTTTCGCGGTCCTGATGCGCGCCCCGACGGTGCAGGGGCGCAAGGTCATGGACGAGATCGAAGGGTTCAAGCTCTACCTCGAGACGGCCGAGAAGAACCGGCTCAACATCAACGACGAGCCGCCGCTGACGGTGGACCGTTTCGAGCGCATCCTGCCCTATGCCATCGCCCTGGGCGTGGAAAAACCGTGGTCCGAGCACTTCGATGCCGAACTCAAGCGCAACGCGGTCAGCGACGCGCCCCAAAGCTACAGTCCAAGCTATTACTTCGGCCGCAATGGCTTCTCGCCCGGCTCGATTGCCAGCTCGATCTCCACGGCCTCCGCAGGGATGGCGGCGGCAATGATCGCGGCACAACCCGTGCAGGCCTCGTCGTCGGGCATTTCGAGCGGCGGTGGCGGTGGCGGCTTCTCCGGCGGTGGCGGGGGCGGCGGTGGGGGCGGCGGCTGGTAGCATGGACGAAGGCGTCTACGGCCAGGATATCGTCGCCCCGGCATGGGTTGCGCATGGTCTCGACTATGGCGACCGCGAGCGGGGAAGCAGCGGCGCCTTCGGCTATTTCTACAACTTCATCGACTATGGCTTTGTCGAAGGGGACGCCGAATATCGGGCGCGCCATTACCTCGATGAACAGGGCACGGCGCACTTCCTGCATCCGCCGGCTCAAGATGATTTCGCGCTGAGAGTGCTCGTCTTTCTTGCCATGCGCTTCGAGCGCCTCGTGTGGCTGGATTCCCAACTGGGCTATGTCAACATCCCCGATGCGGTGATGGCCGAGGTGGAGAAGCGAATGGACGCGCATATGGCGGCCCATTCAGGTTGAGACCTCCTGCCTAGCGCATGGACAAGCCGACGCCCCCGCGCTAATCACGCACACGCCTCAAAATCCGGTACTTTCACATGCCCGAACTTCTGCTCGAACTCTTCTCCGAGGAAATCCCCGCCCGTTTCCAGCGTCGTGCGGCCGAAGACCTCAAGAAGTCCGTCACCAATGCTCTGGTGGATGCAGGTCTGGTCTATGAAGGTGCCAAGGCTTTCGTGACCCCACGCCGTCTCGCCCTGTCGGTATCCGGCCTGCCGGTCCGCTCGCCAGACACGCGCGAGGAAAAAAAGGGCCCCAAGGTCGGGGCGCCGCAACCGGCCATCGACGGGTTCCTGCGGTCCGCCGGGCTGACTTC harbors:
- a CDS encoding tRNA1(Val) (adenine(37)-N6)-methyltransferase, which encodes MLLGAAVPAGSESLLDLGAGVGTAALVSLATGRAARADLVERDLPTAELARANLAANDLAGRGRVIAVDVAAKAELRRSAGLQDNAYDIVIANPPFFGTGQGTLATDASRADARHMDEQSLDLWLRCTAGSARANGTAIVIYPASGLGALLAAFSARFGAMTVLPLAPREGADASRVLVRGTKGSKAPLRLLPTRVMHLGEGNAFSPQFDAIFRGEAALDW
- a CDS encoding S49 family peptidase — translated: MSDASTKRNWLSRMIRRPPTIPVVRLHGVIAAEQRPGRLNIATVAPLLERAFAMKSAPAVAVVINSPGGSPVQSRLISKRIRDLANQHDKPVLVFVEDAAASGGYFIAVAGDEIFVDPSSIVGSIGVIMATFGFVGAIDKLGIERRVHTAGRNKSTLDPFLPEKAEDVERIKRFELDIHQVFIDHVKAGRRGRLKADDDTLFTGEWWTGIRGVELGLVDAIGDLHAVMRERFGPEVVLKAIAPKRPFFALPRLGFSAQGVVEDVTNSFEDRAWWARLGL
- a CDS encoding glycine--tRNA ligase subunit alpha yields the protein MNDRPAHMDPKNSFQGLILTLQQFWAEQGCVVLQPYDMQMGAGTFHTATTLRALGPKPWKAAYVQPSRRPKDGRYGENPNRLQHYYQFQVILKPSPDNIQQLYLDSLAAIGLDQSVHDIRFVEDDWESPTLGAWGLGWECWCDGMEVSQFTYFQQVAGFECSPVPGEITYGLERLAMYVQGVENVYDLNFNGRQGDDKVTYGDVFLQNERESSKYNFEAADTDMLFRHFEDAEKECRAILAKGAEANRQTMAIPAYEQVVKASHNFNMLDARGVISVTERQSYILRIRELAKACGEAWLQTSGGGAD
- the rnk gene encoding nucleoside diphosphate kinase regulator, whose amino-acid sequence is MTEIRRDLTPALTLGKSDHAKLYALAEAGLDRMPDLADVLLTELDRAKVVSDDKLPEGVVRMGSRVRYETNTGTETTVTLVYPVDADIEEGRISVMTPVGVALIGLKAGQSITWRDRADKRHKLTILSVDAPVVA
- a CDS encoding LemA family protein; amino-acid sequence: MFGWIVLALVVGVVGYAIVIYNGLVSNRQMVKEGWSGIDVQLKRRTDLIPNLMETVKGYMAHERETLDAVVNARAKATSASAAGPAARAQAEGELSAALGRLIAVAEAYPDLKANTTFLEFQTALQGVEDEIQMARRYYNGAVRNLNIQVESFPSNLVANAFKFEQAEYFELENEAERAVPQVKF
- a CDS encoding DUF2207 domain-containing protein is translated as MRLVTNLLAAAALFMALAVPALAREEFRSYASEIAVRTDGSVAVTETLDVNVEGIDIRRGIYRDIPVTMLGDAGNKIRIALEVTAVTRDGQPEAFRLERMGDFHRIWIGNPDALLNRGVHRYQIRYAMERMIRPSADGGDELYWNATGNYWDFPILAATARVILPKGAVINNLAAYTGDVGSRESAVSITRQTDSSALFRSQRELGPGEGMTVVVSFQKGVVAYPQGADAVLQAISDQRETLLAVGSVALLLLYNFTAWLRVGRDPPKGTIIPLFHPPKGFSPALTHYVSRWGFANSGWTAMTAAIFSLGAKGLVTIDNKAKTLAVIVTGKEPDEKLPVGEQVLFDYFSSRRTVTFDKSNGKDLGTKRGEFTAAIERENRKVWFNNNFGFAVFSFVLAALMMGAMVWFDVLEPGWLIAALFGGVFAGILGSAIFGMVKSGHWVQKLFAIAWLGVFGFNFLGGALDIFTGFTINNAAIAAGSLVLISVVFAVLMRAPTVQGRKVMDEIEGFKLYLETAEKNRLNINDEPPLTVDRFERILPYAIALGVEKPWSEHFDAELKRNAVSDAPQSYSPSYYFGRNGFSPGSIASSISTASAGMAAAMIAAQPVQASSSGISSGGGGGGFSGGGGGGGGGGGW